Proteins encoded by one window of Aulosira sp. FACHB-615:
- a CDS encoding MinD/ParA family protein, with translation MSKIISIHSFRGGTGKSNTIANIAATMAIQGKRVAIIDTDIQSPGVHIIFGLNEHKIEYSLNDYLWGRCEMKDAAYDVTHTLINRQQSSNQIKGNLYLVPSSIKAGEISRIIREGYDVVRLNDGFQELIVSLNLDYLFIDTHPGLNEETLISIGISHVLIVVLRPDQQDFQGTAVTVDVARKLRVPKMLLVINKALSSLNFPDLQQQVESIYNVSVAGILPLSEDMAELGSKDIFTVQYPEHPISQTVQKIAAQIADVAA, from the coding sequence ATTATATCAATTCATTCCTTCCGTGGCGGTACAGGCAAATCAAATACTATTGCTAATATCGCCGCTACTATGGCCATCCAGGGAAAACGGGTAGCAATCATCGATACAGATATCCAATCTCCTGGAGTTCACATCATATTCGGACTCAACGAACACAAAATTGAATATTCTCTCAATGACTATTTATGGGGACGCTGTGAGATGAAAGATGCTGCCTATGATGTGACTCATACCCTCATCAATAGACAACAATCTTCCAATCAAATCAAGGGTAATTTATACTTAGTTCCTTCTAGTATTAAAGCTGGTGAAATTTCCCGGATTATCCGTGAAGGATATGATGTAGTGAGGCTCAATGATGGCTTTCAAGAACTTATCGTCAGTCTCAATTTAGACTATCTTTTTATTGATACCCATCCCGGATTGAACGAAGAAACCTTAATTTCTATCGGCATTTCTCATGTATTGATCGTTGTCCTGCGTCCAGATCAACAAGATTTTCAAGGTACTGCTGTCACAGTAGATGTAGCTCGTAAGTTGCGCGTCCCCAAAATGTTACTTGTGATTAATAAAGCATTATCAAGTTTGAATTTCCCAGACTTACAGCAACAAGTAGAGAGCATCTATAATGTTTCCGTAGCTGGGATTTTACCTCTTTCTGAAGATATGGCGGAATTAGGGAGTAAAGATATTTTCACTGTGCAGTATCCTGAGCATCCTATTAGTCAAACTGTGCAGAAAATTGCTGCCCAAATTGCTGATGTTGCGGCTTAA